One genomic window of Medicago truncatula cultivar Jemalong A17 chromosome 1, MtrunA17r5.0-ANR, whole genome shotgun sequence includes the following:
- the LOC11414255 gene encoding B3 domain-containing transcription factor VRN1 has translation MGLQNGGGCSRSWEEDIYWTHFQFIHFTQFLRSNDFDQQLALPKTFSNNVKKKLPENVVLKGPGGVTWNIGLTSRDGTFYFTQGWEQFVKDHSLKENDFLFFKYNGESLFEVLIFDGKSFCEKAAAYFVRKCGHAEAAAQTEQGGGCSSKGRETNNSVDEVNTPSNGVDEGVSHEKSLHLNSIRVPFAVPSETTNGKTSNAAVESATPEQLMSDAAVTETEPTAVPSQTTGKRTRRPVYAVPSVPSKKRGRPPRTSNSQEKALNWVTDAGPAPASPKGSPKTQELYTSNRRPVTKDEIEKTLQVAQAACTEESLLVTMRPSHVYKRFFVSFPNKWILNHLAPSSQDVILRMGKNEWLGKYCYHNIRNNGGLTGGWKYFALDNNLEEFDVCLFKPAGHLHDILILEMSIFRVVEEITPLTAVHSPGKKRGLSSTGKKRGVKRTLTSAAQTELEAIEGAETDDQGLQQADDDELLSQIRAKRNIVKSSKYLKDYVIPKKKTSLDLEGTSAS, from the exons GCTCTTCCCAAAACATTTTCAAACAATGTCAAAAAGAAGCTGCCTGAAAATGTGGTCCTAAAAGGTCCTGGTGGAGTGACATGGAATATAGGGCTAACAAGTAGAGACGGTACATTTTACTTCACGCAAGGGTGGGAACAATTTGTTAAAGACCACTCTTTGAAAGAGAACGACTTCCTGTTCTTTAAGTACAATGGTGAATCGTTGTTTGAGGTTTTAATATTTGATGGCAAGAGTTTCTGTGAGAAGGCGGCAGCTTATTTTGTTCGGAAATGTGGGCATGCTGAGGCTGCCGCCCAAACTGAACAAGGGGGCGGATGTTCTAGCAAGGGAAGAGAGACAAACAATTCTGTGGATGAAGTCAATACTCCTTCTAATGGTGTTGATGAAGGTGTTTCACATGAAAAATCTTTGCATCTTAACAGTATCCGAGTGCCATTTGCCGTACCTTCTGAAACTACTAATGGAAAGACTTCTAATGCTGCTGTTGAATCTGCCACCCCTGAGCAATTAATGTCTGATGCAGCAGTCACTGAGACTGAGCCAACAGCTGTTCCCTCCCAAACAACTGGTAAACGGACGAGGAGGCCTGTTTATGCTGTTCCGTCTGTCCCGAGTAAGAAGAGAGGAAGACCACCACGAACGTCTAATTCTCAAGAGAAAGCTCTTAATTGGGTGACTG aTGCTGGACCTGCCCCAGCGTCTCCAAAGGGTTCTCCAAAGACGCAGGAACTATATACCTCAAATAGAAGGCCTGTCACAAAAGATGAGATTGAAAAAACTCTTCAGGTGGCTCAGGCAGCGTGTACCGAGGAAAGCTTGCTTGTAACTATGCGACCTTCACATGTATACAAGAGATTCTTCGTG TCATTCCCTAACAAGTGGATACTAAACCACCTTGCTCCTTCGTCTCAAGATGTGATATTACGCATGGGTAAGAATGAATGGCTTGGGAAATACTGCTATCATAATATTCGCAACAATGGAGGACTTACTGGTGGGTGGAAGTATTTTGCGCTCGACAACAACCTTGAAGAGTTTGATGTGTGTTTGTTCAAACCAGCTGGTCATTTGCATGACATATTGATCTTAGAAATGAGCATTTTTAGAGTTGTTGAGGAGATTACTCCTCTTACTGCGGTGCATTCTCCAGGAAAGAAGAGGGGATTGAGTTCTACAGGAAAGAAGAGGGGAGTCAAGAGAACACTGACCAGTGCTGCCCAAACAGAACTTGAGGCCATTGAAG GAGCTGAGACAGACGACCAGGGACTGCAAcaagctgatgatgatgaactCTTATCTCAAATACGGGCCAAAAGGAACATAGTAAAATCATCCAAGTATCTCAAGGATTATGTGATACCAAAGAAGAAAACCAGCTTAGATCTAGAAGGCACCTCTGCTAGCTGA